The following are encoded together in the Trichomycterus rosablanca isolate fTriRos1 chromosome 19, fTriRos1.hap1, whole genome shotgun sequence genome:
- the LOC134333227 gene encoding proteasome subunit alpha type-7-B-like translates to MSYDRAITVFSPDGHLFQVEYAQEAVKKGSTAVGVRGKNIVVLGVEKKSAAMLQDDRTVRKICALDDNVFMAFAGLTADARIIVNRARVECQSHRLLVEDPVTVEYITRFISNMKQRYTQSNGRRPFGISSLIMGFDFDGTPSLYQTDPSGTYHAWKANVIGRSAKTVREFLEKNYKEEDMESDELVLKLAVRALMEVVQSGSKNIELATMKRGETMKILDPDQVAKIVSDLEKEKEEAERKKKAATASVMINTLQ, encoded by the exons ATGAGTTATGATCGAGCTATCACTGTCTTCTCTCCTGATGGACACTTGTTCCAGGTGGAATATGCTCAGGAGGCGGTGAAGAAAGGATCAACAGCA GTGGGGGTGAGAGGGAAGAACATCGTCGTACTCGGGGTGGAGAAGAAATCCGCCGCCATGCTTCAGGACGACCGAACTGTGAGGAAGATCTGCGCTCTGGACGACAACGTCTTCATGGCTTTCGCTG GCCTGACTGCAGATGCCAGGATTATAGTAAACAGAGCCAGGGTCGAATGCCAGAGTCACAGGTTGTTGGTGGAGGATCCGGTGACGGTGGAGTACATCACCCGCTTCATCTCCAACATGAAACAG CGTTACACACAGAGCAACGGGCGTCGACCTTTCGGGATTTCCTCCCTGATCATGGGCTTCGATTTCGATGGCACGCCCAGTCTGTACCAGACTGACCCGTCCGGAACGTATCACGCCTGGAAG GCGAACGTAATCGGCAGGTCTGCAAAAACGGTTCGGGAATTCCTGgagaagaactacaaagagGAGGACATGGAGTCGGACGAGCTGGTCCTGAAACTGGCCGTCAGGGCCCTCATGGAG GTGGTTCAGAGCGGCAGCAAAAACATCGAACTGGCGACGATGAAGCGCGGCGAGACCATGAAG ATtttagaccctgaccaggtggcAAAAATCGTTTCAGATCTGGAGAAAGAAAAGGAGGAAGCGGAGAGGAAAAAGAAAGCAGCAACAGCGTCAGTCATGATCAACACACTCCAGTAA